In Saccharomonospora marina XMU15, one genomic interval encodes:
- a CDS encoding cold-shock protein, translated as MTQGTVKWFNGEKGFGFIAPDDGSADVFVHYSEIDARGFRSLEDGQRVEFNVGQGAKGPQATGVRTL; from the coding sequence ATGACACAGGGAACTGTGAAGTGGTTCAACGGCGAGAAGGGCTTCGGCTTCATCGCCCCCGACGACGGCAGCGCCGACGTCTTCGTGCACTACTCGGAAATCGACGCACGCGGCTTCCGCAGCCTCGAGGACGGGCAGCGGGTGGAGTTCAACGTCGGCCAGGGCGCCAAGGGCCCGCAGGCCACCGGCGTTCGCACGCTCTGA
- a CDS encoding fatty acid desaturase family protein yields the protein MTSSGTSTSTAPSRPGSDFAELTRSVKQRGLLNRRPGNYALKFTVNAVLLGLGWVGFALLGSSWWQLLIAAFLAIVFAQLAFIGHDAGHKQIFRGSRANRVVGYVHGGLVGLSFAWWVGKHNRHHANPNHEDDDPDLDIPLLAFSHGQAAEKRGFQRWTAKYQAFLFFPLLLLEGLSLHLSSIQAVLRREVKATRLEATLLTAHIVGYLTAVFVVLSPLQAIAFIAIHQGLWGIYLGMSFAPNHKGMPMLTAGEKLDHPRKQVLTSRNVRGGRVVDFALGGLNYQIEHHLFPSMPRANLRHAQPLVEQYCSRIGLPYSQTGAFASYAEVLRHLHSIGAPLRAAARVAK from the coding sequence ATGACCTCGAGCGGCACCTCCACCTCCACCGCCCCGTCCAGACCAGGCAGCGACTTCGCCGAGTTGACCCGCAGCGTCAAGCAGCGCGGACTGCTCAACCGCAGGCCTGGCAACTACGCCTTGAAATTCACCGTCAACGCGGTGCTGCTCGGCCTCGGCTGGGTGGGTTTCGCGCTGCTCGGTTCGTCCTGGTGGCAACTACTGATCGCGGCTTTCCTCGCGATCGTGTTCGCTCAGCTGGCCTTCATCGGCCACGACGCGGGTCACAAGCAGATCTTCCGCGGCAGCCGCGCCAACCGCGTAGTCGGGTATGTGCACGGTGGCCTCGTGGGACTCAGCTTCGCGTGGTGGGTCGGCAAGCACAACCGGCACCACGCCAACCCCAATCACGAGGACGACGACCCCGATCTCGACATCCCGCTGCTGGCGTTCAGCCACGGTCAGGCCGCCGAGAAGCGCGGCTTCCAGCGATGGACAGCGAAGTACCAGGCGTTCCTGTTCTTCCCGCTGCTGCTGCTCGAGGGGTTGAGCCTGCACCTTTCCAGCATCCAGGCCGTACTGCGCCGCGAGGTCAAGGCGACCCGGCTGGAAGCGACGCTGCTCACCGCGCACATCGTCGGTTACCTCACCGCCGTCTTCGTTGTCCTCTCACCCCTTCAGGCCATCGCCTTCATCGCGATCCACCAGGGACTGTGGGGCATCTACCTCGGAATGTCGTTCGCCCCAAACCACAAGGGCATGCCGATGCTCACCGCGGGTGAGAAGCTCGACCACCCGCGCAAGCAGGTTCTCACCTCACGCAACGTGCGAGGCGGCCGCGTCGTCGACTTCGCCCTCGGCGGGCTGAACTACCAGATCGAGCACCACCTCTTCCCCAGCATGCCAAGGGCCAACCTGCGACACGCGCAGCCGCTGGTCGAGCAGTACTGCAGCCGGATCGGCCTCCCCTACAGCCAGACCGGTGCTTTCGCCTCATACGCCGAAGTGCTGCGTCACCTGCATTCCATCGGCGCGCCGCTGCGCGCCGCGGCCCGCGTCGCGAAGTAG
- a CDS encoding ABC transporter ATP-binding protein, whose amino-acid sequence MSDPLLTAEDVYAGYISGVDVLRGCGLVLNPGELVGVIGPNGAGKSTLVKAMFGLLRIREGTVTFRDEDVTNKPAHELVSKGIGYVPQRQNVFPTLTVEENLRMGTYLKPKAFDERAGFVEELFPVLAERRAQKASSMSGGERQMLAMGRALMMEPEVLLLDEPSAGLSPMYQDQVFERVKQINAAGVAILMVEQNARRCLQICDRGYVLDQGSNAYTGTGTELLHDEKVIELYLGTLARAR is encoded by the coding sequence ATGAGTGATCCGCTACTGACGGCCGAAGACGTCTACGCGGGCTACATCTCCGGCGTGGACGTGCTGCGCGGTTGTGGTCTCGTGCTCAATCCCGGCGAGCTGGTCGGGGTGATCGGACCGAACGGCGCCGGAAAGTCCACGCTGGTCAAAGCCATGTTCGGGCTGTTGCGCATCCGCGAGGGCACGGTTACCTTCCGTGACGAGGACGTGACCAACAAGCCCGCCCACGAACTGGTGTCCAAGGGCATCGGCTACGTGCCGCAGCGGCAGAACGTCTTCCCCACGCTGACCGTGGAGGAGAACCTGCGCATGGGCACCTACCTCAAGCCGAAGGCGTTCGACGAGCGGGCGGGCTTCGTCGAGGAGCTGTTCCCGGTGCTGGCCGAGCGGCGTGCGCAGAAGGCCAGTTCGATGTCCGGCGGCGAGCGGCAGATGCTGGCGATGGGCAGGGCGCTGATGATGGAACCCGAGGTGCTGCTGCTCGACGAGCCGTCAGCCGGGCTGTCCCCGATGTACCAGGACCAGGTGTTCGAGCGCGTCAAGCAGATCAACGCCGCGGGCGTGGCGATCCTGATGGTGGAGCAGAACGCCCGCCGTTGCCTGCAGATCTGCGACCGCGGCTACGTGCTGGACCAGGGCAGCAACGCCTACACGGGCACCGGTACCGAACTGCTGCACGACGAGAAGGTCATCGAGCTGTACCTGGGCACGCTCGCCAGGGCCCGCTGA
- a CDS encoding ABC transporter ATP-binding protein, producing the protein MSADLANVAPEAGVAKPDALLVADGVTRRFGGLTAVRVDHLEIQRGAITALIGPNGAGKSTLFNVLSGFDRADAGSWSFDGHDISKRPAHRVARRGMVRTFQLTKTLSRLSVMENMKLAARHQRGERLALAVLRPLWRSQEREIERRADELLERFRLSHMRDEYAGTLSGGQRKLLEMARALMVRPTMVMLDEPMAGVNPALTQSLLGHITELRDEGMTVCFVEHDMDVVMGISDWVVCMAEGEVVAEGPPRAIGKNPAVIDAYLGKQHDEPESRPDDE; encoded by the coding sequence ATGTCCGCTGACCTCGCGAACGTCGCCCCGGAAGCCGGGGTGGCCAAGCCCGACGCACTGCTGGTCGCCGACGGTGTCACTCGCCGCTTCGGCGGGCTCACCGCCGTGCGGGTGGACCACCTGGAGATCCAGCGGGGTGCCATCACCGCGCTGATCGGCCCGAACGGCGCGGGCAAGAGCACCCTGTTCAACGTGCTCAGCGGCTTCGACCGGGCGGACGCGGGCAGCTGGTCGTTCGACGGGCACGACATCAGCAAACGCCCCGCACATCGCGTCGCCCGCCGGGGCATGGTGCGTACGTTCCAGCTCACGAAGACCCTGTCGCGGCTGTCGGTGATGGAGAACATGAAACTCGCCGCGCGGCACCAGCGCGGTGAGCGGTTGGCGCTCGCGGTGCTACGCCCGTTGTGGCGCTCCCAGGAGCGCGAGATCGAGCGCCGCGCCGACGAACTGCTGGAGCGCTTCCGGCTTTCCCACATGCGCGACGAGTACGCGGGCACGCTCTCAGGCGGGCAACGCAAGCTGCTGGAGATGGCGCGGGCCTTGATGGTGCGACCCACGATGGTCATGCTGGACGAACCGATGGCGGGCGTGAACCCGGCGCTCACCCAGTCACTGCTCGGCCACATCACCGAACTGCGTGACGAAGGCATGACGGTGTGCTTCGTCGAGCACGACATGGATGTGGTGATGGGTATCAGCGACTGGGTGGTGTGTATGGCCGAGGGCGAGGTGGTGGCCGAAGGGCCGCCGCGGGCCATCGGCAAGAACCCGGCCGTGATCGACGCCTACCTCGGCAAGCAGCACGACGAACCCGAATCGAGGCCCGACGATGAGTGA
- a CDS encoding branched-chain amino acid ABC transporter permease, whose translation MDWEIILSDALRSGIGPIAAVYALAAIGLNLHFGYTGLLNFGQVAFMLVGAYGVAASVSTFGLSLWVGVLVGLACSVVLALLLGLPTLRLRAEYLAIATIAAGEILRLFYRSSWAEPVTGGVFGLQQFANDFYDVNPIPNDRYGFWLLNFSARDLWALGVAWGLVALMTVLIALLVHSPWGRVIRSIREDEEAVRSLGKSVYAYKLQSLVLGGAIGSLAGMMLAINNQSVNPDSYDPVVTFFLYTLLVLGGAGRVLGPVIGSILFWAILTFFDSLLRQAIDAGVISPTIIAAPEVGAVRFALVGLGLMLLMIFRPQGILGSRKEMLLDVR comes from the coding sequence ATGGACTGGGAAATCATCCTCTCCGACGCGCTTCGGTCGGGCATCGGTCCGATCGCGGCCGTCTATGCGCTCGCCGCGATCGGACTCAACCTCCACTTCGGCTACACGGGCCTGCTGAACTTCGGCCAGGTCGCCTTCATGCTCGTCGGCGCGTACGGGGTGGCCGCCTCGGTATCGACGTTCGGGCTGTCGTTGTGGGTCGGTGTGCTGGTCGGGCTCGCCTGCTCGGTGGTGCTCGCGTTACTGCTCGGACTGCCGACGCTGCGGCTGCGCGCGGAGTATCTCGCGATCGCCACCATCGCCGCGGGCGAGATCCTGCGGCTGTTCTACCGGTCGAGCTGGGCCGAGCCCGTGACCGGTGGCGTGTTCGGGCTGCAGCAGTTCGCGAACGACTTCTACGACGTCAACCCCATCCCCAACGACAGGTACGGGTTCTGGCTGCTGAACTTCAGCGCCCGTGACCTGTGGGCGCTGGGCGTGGCATGGGGGCTGGTCGCGCTCATGACGGTGCTCATCGCACTGCTCGTGCACAGCCCGTGGGGCCGGGTCATCCGGTCGATCCGCGAGGACGAGGAGGCGGTGCGCAGCCTCGGCAAGAGCGTCTACGCCTACAAGCTGCAGAGCCTGGTGCTCGGCGGGGCGATCGGCTCGCTGGCGGGCATGATGCTGGCGATCAACAACCAGTCGGTGAACCCGGACAGCTACGACCCTGTTGTCACGTTCTTCCTCTACACGCTGCTGGTGCTCGGCGGCGCAGGGCGCGTGCTGGGGCCGGTGATCGGCTCGATCCTGTTCTGGGCGATCCTCACGTTCTTCGACAGCCTGCTTCGGCAGGCGATCGACGCGGGTGTCATCTCGCCGACGATCATCGCGGCCCCTGAGGTCGGAGCGGTGCGCTTCGCCCTGGTCGGGCTCGGCCTGATGCTGCTCATGATCTTCCGGCCGCAAGGCATTCTCGGCAGTCGCAAGGAGATGCTGCTCGATGTCCGCTGA
- a CDS encoding branched-chain amino acid ABC transporter permease codes for MTVRVTRLLVPILALLLVVLAPAAAWAQGEEVPAGPTFLDRALQSLLDGIQFGAIIAITAVGLSLVFGTTHLINFAHGELVTIGAVIAFFLNVTAQGPGWHIIISAVVAVVLGAALGGVLERVMWRPLRNRGTGLINLFIITIGLSLLLRHVVLVFFGSRPSSYREYDIQQAIDLGPVGITPRDLTITVLSVLVLLGVAFMLQKTRIGTAIRAVSSNRDLAEASGIDVNRVVLVVWILGGGLAALGGVFFGLVEIITWDMGFRLLLLMFAGIILGGLGSAYGAMVGSFVVGIVAQMSSLWFPIDLQNAWALLALIVVLLIRPQGILGQRERVG; via the coding sequence GTGACTGTGCGTGTAACCCGATTACTCGTACCGATACTCGCTCTGTTGCTCGTGGTGCTGGCTCCGGCCGCGGCATGGGCGCAGGGCGAAGAGGTACCAGCAGGCCCGACCTTCCTCGACAGGGCACTGCAGTCGCTGCTCGACGGCATCCAGTTCGGCGCCATCATCGCGATCACGGCGGTGGGCCTCTCGCTCGTCTTCGGCACCACTCACCTGATCAACTTCGCGCACGGCGAGCTGGTCACCATCGGCGCCGTCATCGCGTTCTTCCTGAACGTGACCGCGCAGGGGCCCGGCTGGCACATCATCATCTCGGCGGTGGTCGCCGTCGTGCTCGGTGCCGCGCTCGGCGGGGTGCTGGAACGGGTGATGTGGCGCCCGCTGCGCAACAGAGGCACCGGGCTGATCAACCTGTTCATCATCACGATCGGCCTTTCGCTGCTGTTGCGGCACGTCGTGCTGGTGTTCTTCGGCTCACGGCCGAGCTCCTACCGGGAGTACGACATCCAGCAGGCCATCGACCTCGGCCCGGTGGGCATCACCCCGCGAGATCTGACGATCACGGTGCTTTCGGTGCTCGTGCTGCTCGGGGTGGCGTTCATGCTGCAGAAGACCCGCATCGGGACCGCCATTCGCGCGGTGTCCAGCAACCGGGACCTGGCCGAGGCCTCGGGCATCGACGTCAACCGCGTCGTGCTCGTGGTGTGGATTCTCGGCGGCGGGCTGGCCGCGCTCGGCGGGGTCTTCTTCGGCCTTGTCGAGATCATCACCTGGGACATGGGCTTCCGGCTGCTGCTGTTGATGTTCGCCGGCATCATCCTCGGCGGGCTCGGCTCTGCCTACGGCGCGATGGTCGGCAGTTTCGTGGTCGGCATCGTCGCGCAGATGTCCAGCCTCTGGTTCCCCATCGACCTGCAGAACGCCTGGGCGCTGCTCGCGCTCATCGTCGTTTTGCTGATCCGTCCGCAAGGCATTCTCGGCCAGCGGGAACGAGTGGGCTAG